A portion of the Betta splendens chromosome 2, fBetSpl5.4, whole genome shotgun sequence genome contains these proteins:
- the LOC114867479 gene encoding titin-like isoform X1, translating into MNHDTVLTLEPNWSTFVPGDSVTFTCDMKEGENTDWEIRFIKDGRDYYHYGSGLTLNPLVTGDSGKYQCAGHHKINSHSKTSKPIYLTVSAEPPKARLTAGPSTISVGDSVRLSCSVDGSDGWKYEWFRQTSNTYVTPAADGDNREIRVSQGGVYACVGRRGEPAFDTQYSEYVTIKITYSNYVSVSLQLDWTQVIRGQITVRCEIQGGGDTQWVYDWETTSGQTITQRTYTNYWTVSAFSSGGYRCRGTNRQDSDSSTRWSEAAALTVSGAVLTFDPIRSRYFTGESVTFTCDMKDDKRTEWETRLIKDGEEIASYSGYRIKALSTEDSGRYQCFRVHRKTNHIKNSGTIELIVSDKPRASLTSDNTVIAAGGSVKLSCSVDGSDGWKYDWFRSAALIRTNTESNSIRITDGGNYYCRGGRGNPVYYTQNSVSVTVEERVSNKAAVKRQHDWPEIFKGEEITLTCEIQAGGDTEWEYEWTQGNVRRTADGRKLWVFTASGSSSGDYKCRGRQKTNSYSSTAWSDPLRLTVTASKPKAELRSDETDIPVGGSVTLGCSVTSSSGWKYYWYRDKSSEVLITQDGETSVSQEGLYWCRGGRGNPVYYTQYSDSVRINKNVPNKVVVTLHPNWTQLFSGETITVRCEIEDRGDTEWEYEWKTPRTTNTQQNEVNITSASSSHSGNYSCRGRMRNAQHDTTEWSQSIRLTVSYNKAQCVLTASPSWLSPGASVALSCEVEPPSAGWRFYWYQTVPDGSHSSYRYELLPGSEHGTEQGSYMLDGHTHTAGYVCRAARGEPVYYTDYSKAAFVWSGDVDPSASLTVSPDIVQHFTRDSVSLSCEGNSTEWRVRRFPEGGFLSSCSYWTTSGSRCDIITSQSGSAVFWCESGSGHFSNSVNITVHDVGPGLILMSPVRPVTEGLSVSLSCKLKTGQKPSSVFFYHNEQLIQNDSRVELNISAVSKSHEGFYKCWSQGRESPQSWMAVNASKSSNGHIPVMLVVGLVCGVGLLLLLLLLLCRFRRSKGSCYIRPTHSGTVWTSNTTPSVSQNQNQPETGIYESVNDSENTGKDVSDVTYSVIELKSFEQNRRQHKPAESPVYSDLKIRPADDALLYVQVKHKDKRKRVKGKPCAAATDELLYSQVKPGTSFSSNAAM; encoded by the exons atgaatcatgacactgTGTTGACCCTTGAACCCAACTGGTCCACATTTGTTCCTGGAGAttctgtgaccttcacatgtgACATGAAGGAGGGAGAAAACACTGACTGGGAAATTAGATTCATCAAAGATGGACGAGATTATTATCATTATGGTTCAGGTCTAACATTAAATCCTCTAGTTACAGGAGACAGTGGTAAATACCAGTGCGCTGGTCACCACAAGATTAATAGTCATTCAAAAACCAGTAAACCAATCTATTTAACTGTATCAG CAGAACCACCCAAAGCCAGACTGACTGCAGGTCCATCAACAATATCAGTAGGAGACAGCGTgagactgagctgctctgtggacggttctgatggatggaaatacgAGTGGTTCAGACAGACGTCAAACACTTATGTGacaccagcagctgatggagacaaCAGAGAAATCAGAGTCTCACAAGGAGGCGTCTACGCGTGCgtaggaagaagaggagaaccaGCTTTCGACACTCAATACAGTGAATATGTCACCATCAAGATAACTT ATTCTAATTATGTGTCTGTGAGCCtacaactggactggactcaggtgatcagaggtcagatcactgttagatgtgagatccagggaggtggagacactcagtgggtttatgactgggaaacaaccagtggacaaacaatcacacagagaaCATACACTAATTACTGGACAGTGTCTGCGTTCAGCAGTGGAGGCTAcaggtgcagaggaacaaacagacaggactcagattcttcaacacggtggagtgaagctgctgcactgacagtaTCAG gtgctgtgttgacctttgaccccatcaGGTCAAGGTATTTTACTGGagagtctgtgaccttcacatgtgACATGAAGGACGACAAACGCACTGAGTGGGAAACCAGACTCATCAAAGATGGAGAAGAAATAGCTTCATATAGTGGATACAGAATAAAAGCTCTGTCTACAGAAGACAGTGGTAGATACCAGTGTTTTAGagtccacaggaaaacaaatcacataAAAAACAGTGGAACCATTGAGTTAATTGTATCAG ATAAACCCAGAGCCTCACTGACATCAGACAACACAGTCatagcagcaggaggcagcgtgaaactgagctgctctgtggacggttctgatggatggaaatacgactggttcagatcagcagctctgatcagaacaaacactgaatctaacagtatcagaatcacagatggaggcaactattactgcagaggaggaagaggaaacccagtttactacacacagaacagtgtcTCAGTCACTGTTGAGGAAAGAG tttccaacaaggctgctgtaaaaaggcagcatgactggcctgagatattcaaaggagaggagatcactctgacatgtgagatccaggctggaggagacactgagtgggaatatgaatggacCCAAGGCAACGTAAGAAGAACTGCAGATGggaggaaactctgggttttcactgcttctggttccagtaGTGGAGACTACAAGTGTAGGGGTCGACAGAAAACCAACAGTTATTCCTCAACAGCATGGAGTGATCCTCTACGTTTGACAGTAACAG CATCAAAACCAAAAGCTGAACTGAGAAGTGATGAGACAGACatcccagtagggggcagtgtgacgctgggctgctctgtgacgtcatcaTCTGGTTGGAAATATTACTGGTACAGAGACAAATCCTCTGAGGTCCTGATCACACAAGATGGTGAAACCAGTGTCTCTCAGGAAGGACTGTactggtgcagaggaggaagaggaaacccagtttactacacacagtacagtgactCAGTGAGGATCAACAAAAATG TCCCAAACAAGGTGGTCGTGACTCTTCATCCCAACTGGACTCAGTTGTTCAGTGGAGAGACGATCACTGTCAGATGTGAGAttgaggacagaggagacactgagtgggaatatgaatggaaaacaccaagaacaacaaacacacaacagaatgaAGTCAACATCACCTCAGCTTCTTCATCCCACAGTGGAAACTACAGCTGTAGAGGCAGAATGAGAAACGCTCAACATGACACAACAGAGTGGAGTCAATCCATCAGACTGACAGTCAGTTACA ATAAAGCCCAGTGTGTCCTCACAGCGTCTCCATCTTGGCTGAGTCCTGGAGCCTCAGtagctctgagctgtgaggttgagcctccatctgcaggatggaggttctacTGGTACCAGACTGTTCCTGATGGCTCACACAGCTCCTACAGATATGAGCTGCTACCTGGTAGTGAGcatgggactgaacagggctcctacatgcttgatggacacacacacacagcaggatatgtgtgtagagctgcaagaggagaaccagtgtattacactgactacagcaaagcagcattcgTCTGGTctggag atgttgatccgtcagcgtctctcacagtgagtcctgacatagttcaacacttcacccgtgactctgtgtcactgagctgtgagggaaactctactgagtggagagtcaggaggtttcctgaaggaggcttcctgtcatcctgctcctactggacaacatctggatccagatgtgacatcatcacatcacagtctggttctgcagtgttctggtgtgagtctggatcaggacacttcagtaactcagtcaacatcactgttcatg ATGTAGGTCCAGGTTTGATCCTGATGAGTCCTGTCCGTCCTGTGACTGAGGGACTctctgtgagtctgagctgtaagttgaagacaggacaaaaaccttccagtgtgtttttctatcacaaTGAGCAACTGATCCAAAACGACAGCAGAGTAGAGCTGAACATCTCTGCAGTGTCAAAGTCACATGAAGGTTTCTACAAGTGTTGGTCCCAAGGAAGAGAGTCTCCACAGAGCTGGATGGCAGTGAACG CTTCGAAGTCAAGCAATGGACATATTCCTGTGATGTTGGTTGTTGGACTGGTTTGTGGAGTcggtctgcttcttcttcttctgctccttttaTGTCGTTTCAGACGGTCCAAGG GTTCATGTTACATCAG GCCAACTCATTCAGGAACCGTATGGACCTCCAACACCACTCCCAGTGTCAGCCAGAATCAAAACCAAC cTGAAACTGGTATCTATGAATCTGTGAATGActctgaaaacactggaaaag atgtttcagatgtCACATATTCTGTCATTGAACTGAAATCCTTTGAACAGAACA GAAGGCAGCATAAACCAGCAGAGAGCCCAGTCTACTCTGACCTGAAGATACGACCTGCAG aCGATGCTCTGCTCTacgtccaggtcaaacacaaagacaagagaaagagggtcaaag GAAAACCttgtgctgcagccactgatGAGCTTCTTTATTCTCAGGTCAAACCTGGAACATCTTTTAGCAGCAATGCAGCCATGTAG